Below is a genomic region from Delftia tsuruhatensis.
TCCGCTCGTTGAGCGACGATCAGAGTGAGGAATCCGCTGGGTTGAAGGAGATCACTGCTGGGTTTACAACGGCGCCGCCGATTGTCTGTCGATGCTGCGCCGCGAACTTCGCTGACGGCATCCTTCCGCAGTTGCTGTGCGGCCTTACCTCGTTGTAGTCGATCTGCGAGCCCGCAATCTCAAAGCGCGCCCACATCCGGCTTTGGAACCAGTGCTCGTCAGGCACTCGTCACGGAACTTACCGTTGAAGCTCTCGATATAGGCGTTCTGCGTGGGCTTGCCGGGCTGGCTAAGGATGTGGCGCACGCCCTTGGCCTGGGCCCAGGCCATGCAGGCCCTGGCTCGTGAACTCTGGCCCATGGTCGGTTCTCGCTGCCTGCGACCAGCCTCGCAACCTGGTCGAGCGCGTGCACGACTTACTGGCCGCCGATGCCTTGGTCAACAGCGATGTCCACGCACTCGTGGCTGAAGTCGTCCATTACGGGCAGGCACTTGATGTGCCGCCCGCTGGCCAGGCTGTCGCTGACGAAGTCCATGTTCAAGACCACATTGATGGTCCGGCACTCGTGCAACAGCACGCGCTCGAGCTTCAGGCGCCGCTTACGCAACGACAGGTCAGGCAAGCCCGAGGATCCGGTACGCGCGCTTGTCGTTGGTCTTGTTGCCCGCAGCACGCAGCAGGTCGCCGATGCGTCCGTACGTTCATGGGCCAGTGCGCCGATGCACTGGCTCTTCATCTGCTCGTCCGTGCACCTGCCCTTGCGCATCGCGCTTCCCCTCGGTTGCGCGGATTCCCCATTGCCTTGGCACGGCTGGCGGATTGCAGGTCAGACAAGCACCGCAGGCTTTTCCGATAGGAAAATCACAACAGCAGATATGTAACTTCGCAACAACAAACGGGGCACTTCACGCTACCATCTCTTTCCACTTTACGAAAGAGAGGGAAGCTTGAGCAACAACCTGCTCGAATGCTTTCTCTACCAGAGCAAGCTCGCCCCCGGCGTCGATGTCACCTGTGTTGCGCAGATCGTCAAAGCAGCCCGGATCTTCAACAATTCGGCACAGATCACCGGTGTCCTGGTTTTCGACGGCGAGTGCTTTTGCCAGTACATCGAAGGACCAAGCCATCCGATCCAGGCCTTGATCACCTCTCTGGGGCGGGATCCAAGGCACGTCCAGTTCACCCCCATGCTGCACCGCGAGCGAGAAACACGCCGCCGCTTCGACAGGTGGACCATGGCCTATGCGGTGGTCGATGACGTAGAGGTTCTCAGCGACTTGGCCACACTACCCGGCGGCCCCGCGCTGGATCTGCTGCAGGAGCTCATCCCGCAGCTTGATGCAGGTTGACCCTGCCCCGGTTGCGGGCAGATTTTCTCGCACCCACTTCAAGACATGGGCAATGCGCATGCCGGGCGCTTTGCCCATTTGACGTCTCCCCGAATTCCTTCTGCCCCGCTGCACGCTGCGCCGGATCCGTCCCCGTGATGTTGATGCGATTTTCGCCGGGCTTTCCCACCCCCAGGTGGTGGCGCACTATGGCGTGCGTTACGACAGCGACAGCATCGAGGCAACGGGCGAGCAGATGCGCTGATACGACGCAGTGCTGGAAGAGCGCCAAGGCATCTGGTGGGGCATCGCCCTGCCAAAAAGGGACGAGCTGATCGAGGCCTGTGGCTTCAATGATTGGTCCCACACTGATCGCCGTGTGGATATGGGCTACTGGCTGATGCCGGAACACTGGGGGAAGGGGATGATGCAGGCCGGCCTTCCCGTCATCCTCCACTTCGCCCACATCGTGCGCAACCCTGCCCTGTGGCCGGTGCGGCCTACGAAGTGGACAGTGAGCAAGGCGTTCAAGGCTGGGGCTCGAGCAGCCGGCTACAGCCATGCCCGGCTGCATGACCTGCGGCACAGCACCGCCAGCGAGATGATCAACGCCGGCGTGGACCTGCACACCGTGGGCGGCGTGCTGGGCCACAAGTCGGCAGTGAGCACGAAGCAGTACAGCCACCTGGCGACGAAGACGCTGAAAAGC
It encodes:
- a CDS encoding BLUF domain-containing protein, with the protein product MSNNLLECFLYQSKLAPGVDVTCVAQIVKAARIFNNSAQITGVLVFDGECFCQYIEGPSHPIQALITSLGRDPRHVQFTPMLHRERETRRRFDRWTMAYAVVDDVEVLSDLATLPGGPALDLLQELIPQLDAG
- a CDS encoding integrase core domain-containing protein; the encoded protein is MGQSSRARACMAWAQAKGVRHILSQPGKPTQNAYIESFNGKFRDECLTSTGSKAGCGRALRLRARRSTTTR
- a CDS encoding GNAT family N-acetyltransferase, with protein sequence MLEERQGIWWGIALPKRDELIEACGFNDWSHTDRRVDMGYWLMPEHWGKGMMQAGLPVILHFAHIVRNPALWPVRPTKWTVSKAFKAGARAAGYSHARLHDLRHSTASEMINAGVDLHTVGGVLGHKSAVSTKQYSHLATKTLKSAVALVGKKTAQRARKKRPERRFRYIFDSKEKDPVLLRGLVIFGGSCEIRTRDQRIKSQAHNSYKSIGYVNFREYSLKLAQAQMRPAGAYSRTHNPWGGSKRSIPNHRTENAN